In Biomphalaria glabrata chromosome 11, xgBioGlab47.1, whole genome shotgun sequence, the following proteins share a genomic window:
- the LOC106054849 gene encoding endoglucanase A-like has product MHRAIRLFLAAAFCAVCQCATNVAITNHWNGGFQGEPCIPITKELNGWRAHLLFSEDVDTIEVWAAEVTKLTPRDFLLINKDYDAQQHVGDQLCFTFVARVNNKDITPTVTLYIEGMDGPGSNPTQGPQNPVGTSAPNTGGGSARKDYAKALGNSILFYDAQRSGRLPSNNPIRWRGDSAVNDCVPGGWYDAGDHVKFGLPMASSTTLLLWSLYRFKDGYSKAGQLDMMYDMIKWPLDYFLKAWKPQSRELVVQVGDGNADHSFWGRPEDMNMARPCQTVSSSNKGSDIAGETAAALAVGSIVFKEKGDTSYSTQLLTAAESLFAFAKSNRGIFRGSAPFYSSSADQDEMCVAAAWLYRATRNNQYLNDANSLVEDAWAWALGWDDKKIACQLILYEETQKSTLKDAVVGFMQSWLPGGGITYTPCGLAWRDQWGANRYAGNSAFLALLAAEAGINTADYRKWAVEQINYILGDNNHDGGCYSFQIGYGNKFPRQPHHRGASCPDRPAPCSGAQLNDPGPSPQILVGAIVGGPEANDNYRDVRTDYILNEVATDYNSGFQGALAGIVHLQATNNLPVTHNKCQCNG; this is encoded by the exons ATGCATAGGGCAATACGTCTTTTCCTGGCCGCCGCGTTTTGCGCGGTGTGCCAGTGTGCCACGAATGTTGCCATAACCAATCACTGGAACGGAGGATTCCAAGGGGAACCATGCATCCCCATCACCAAGGAATTGAACGGGTGGAGGGCGCACCTCTTGTTCAGTGAGGACGTGGACACTATTGAAGTCTGGGCGGCCGAGGTCACCAAGCTAACTCCAAGAGATTTCCTGCTCATCAACAAGGATTACGACGCTCAGCAGCACGTAGGGGATCAGCTCTGCTTCACGTTTGTAGCCCGTGTCAACAACAAGGACATCACCCCGACCGTAACACTCTACATCGAAGGTATGGACGGCCCTGGCTCGAACCCTACTCAAGGTCCTCAAAATCCAGTGGGTACCTCGGCACCGAACACTGGTGGTGGCTCTGCTAGGAAGGACTACGCCAAAGCTCTGGGCAATTCAATCTTATTTTACGACGCTCAGAG ATCTGGTAGACTACCCTCTAACAACCCGATCCGTTGGAGAGGCGATTCAGCTGTCAACGATTGTGTACCGGGGGGCTGGTACGATGCTGGCGACCATGTGAAGTTTGGCCTTCCAATGGCTTCGTCCACCACCCTCCTCCTGTGGTCACTCTACAG ATTTAAAGACGGCTACTCGAAAGCTGGACAGCTGGACATGATGTATGATATGATCAAATGGCCGTTAGATTATTTCCTCAAGGCCTGGAAACCACAGTCAAGAGAACTGGTGGTCCAGGTCGGAGACGGCAATGCTGACCACTCTTTCTGGGGGCGCCCCGAGGACATGAACATGGCACGCCCCTGCCAGACAGTCAGTTCTTCGAATAAG GGTAGTGATATAGCTGGTGAAACAGCCGCTGCACTGGCCGTTGGATCTATCGTGTTTAAGGAGAAGGGCGATACTTCCTACAGCACACAGCTACTCACGGCTGCGGAAAGTCTTTTTGCTTTTGCTAAGTCTAACAG AGGTATATTTAGAGGCTCGGCACCTTTCTACTCATCAAGTGCAGACCAAGATGAGATGTGCGTCGCTGCTGCCTGGCTGTACAGAGCCACACGTAACAACCAATATCTCAATGATGCCAACTCACTTGTAGAGGACGCCTGGGCCTGGGCTCTGGGCTGGGACGacaaaaaaa TTGCTTGCCAGCTTATACTGTATGAGGAGACACAAAAGTCTACACTAAAGGACGCAGTGGTCGGGTTCATGCAGTCCTGGTTACCTGGGGGTGGCATCACGTACACACCTTGTGGCCTGGCCTGGAGGGATCAGTGGGGCGCTAACAG ATATGCTGGAAACTCAGCATTCTTAGCCTTGTTGGCTGCTGAGGCTGGAATTAATACAGCGGACTACAGGAAGTGGGCGGTGGAACAGATCAACTACATACTAGGGGACAACAACCACGACGGCGGCTGCTACAGCTTCCAGATCGGCTACGGCAACAAGTTTCCCAGACAGCCTCACCACAGAGGAGCCTCTTGCCCTGACAGACCCGCCCCTTGCAGTGGAGCTCAGCTTAACGACCCTGGCCCAAGCCCACAGATCCTCGTTGGCGCCATTGTTGGAGGACCGGAAGCCAATGACAACTACCGCGACGTCAGGACCGACTACATCCTGAACGAGGTAGCCACGGACTATAACTCTGGATTCCAAGGCGCACTCGCTGGCATCGTGCACCTTCAGGCAACGAACAATCTTCCAGTCACTCACAACAAATGTCAATGTAACGGATAA
- the LOC106054848 gene encoding probable serine carboxypeptidase CPVL, with protein sequence MTSRVSLLILGLLSCYKVASYDPNDRLHLTPYIRQGNITTARELSSVTYRDDNVATSHSGFITVDERLGNHLFFWFFPAINSNPRAPLVVWLNGGPGEPSMLGLFHENGPLRLQPNGNGTFMLKIWNGSWAETFSMLYIDNPVGVGYSYSDSGEIGCRTTQEGYSKDLYEFIQQFYIMFPEYLQRELYIGGQSYAGKYVTSLASRLHKQILNKKSNIPLTGIYLGAPFIDPYSQSKAMSGYFYSSGAISLRQHRDHQKLVDSIFDQLRVRQISADQAVTTLLMNNSIVGLWANNYNARSVTPYEELWYLMNTPAMRTLVHAGNTTFVIGDDGFRAKFNVDWTKSVKAELAVLLNTYKVLIYNGDLDAVVSSVMVDAALAVTRWSLKDRYGESVRDVWTDGYKLKGFFTWTGKFCRVVIHGAGHNAPYDQPVLSLDMMSQFIKNGCIQNEHILL encoded by the coding sequence ATGACATCACGTGTTTCATTGCTAATACTTGGTCTACTTTCCTGCTATAAGGTAGCAAGCTACGACCCGAACGACCGACTACACCTGACGCCATACATACGTCAAGGAAACATTACTACAGCCCGGGAACTAAGCTCGGTGACATACAGAGATGACAATGTGGCCACTAGCCACTCTGGCTTCATTACTGTCGACGAAAGACTCGGGAATCATTTGTTCTTCTGGTTTTTCCCGGCAATCAACTCCAACCCTCGTGCACCGCTGGTAGTATGGCTGAACGGGGGACCAGGCGAGCCGTCTATGCTGGGGTTGTTTCACGAGAACGGGCCGTTAAGATTACAGCCGAATGGTAACGGAACTTTTATGCTCAAAATATGGAACGGCTCTTGGGCCGAGACATTTTCAATGTTGTATATCGACAATCCAGTAGGAGTTGGTTATAGTTACAGTGACAGCGGAGAGATTGGCTGTAGAACAACGCAAGAAGGCTACTCTAAAGATCTGTATGAATTTATTCAACAATTCTACATCATGTTTCCAGAATACTTGCAAAGAGAGCTTTACATTGGTGGGCAATCGTATGCTGGGAAATATGTGACTTCATTAGCAAGTCGCTTGCACAAGCAGATCTTGAATAAAAAGTCAAACATTCCTTTGACAGGAATTTACCTCGGCGCTCCGTTTATTGACCCGTATTCTCAGAGTAAGGCCATGAGTGGTTATTTCTACTCCAGCGGGGCCATTTCTTTAAGACAACATAGAGACCATCAGAAGCTCGTGGACAGCATTTTTGATCAACTCCGCGTGAGACAGATCTCTGCAGACCAGGCTGTAACCACATTGCTCATGAACAATTCCATCGTGGGCTTGTGGGCGAACAATTACAACGCAAGGTCTGTTACTCCGTACGAAGAGTTATGGTACCTTATGAATACTCCCGCGATGAGGACTCTAGTCCACGCTGGGAACACCACGTTCGTCATTGGGGACGACGGCTTCAGGGCGAAGTTTAACGTGGACTGGACGAAGAGCGTCAAAGCGGAGCTGGCCGTCCTGCTCAACACTTACAAGGTACTCATCTACAATGGAGATTTGGACGCCGTGGTTAGCTCGGTTATGGTGGACGCCGCGCTGGCGGTGACGCGCTGGTCGCTCAAGGACCGCTACGGAGAATCAGTGAGGGATGTTTGGACCGACGGCTACAAATTAAAAGGGTTTTTCACCTGGACCGGAAAATTTTGCCGCGTGGTCATTCACGGAGCAGGACATAACGCACCTTATGACCAGCCAGTACTATCTCTAGACATGATGAGCCAGTTTATCAAAAATGGATGCATTCAGAATGAACAcattttgctttag